Proteins encoded together in one Cherax quadricarinatus isolate ZL_2023a chromosome 68, ASM3850222v1, whole genome shotgun sequence window:
- the LOC128697614 gene encoding uncharacterized protein isoform X2 — MKLLLISVSAALLLGSCRAGGLYNRGSSIGVISGGHGVGLGGGLGGGFVGGSHLGGVTSDFSSLGVGGGYPGVGGASVTTKGIGGLVRSTVTKGIGHSGIGGSFVGHGGSLGAIGGSLGGVKSSLGGIGGHGGSLGGIAGSYGVRGSLSGIGGSLGGTGSSLGGVKTFIGGIGGHGGSLGGIGGSYGVRGSLGAIGGSLGSIGIPFGGVKSSLGGIGGSLGGHGGSLGSVGTNFVGVKSSLGGHGVSLGGVGGSFGVRGGRGGAYGTYGK, encoded by the exons ATG AAACTGCTGTTGATCAGCGTGAGTGCTGCCCTCCTGCTGGGTTCCTGCAGAGCTGGTGGTCTCTACAACCGTGGCTCCTCCATCGGAGTCATCTCTGGTGGACATGGAGTTGGTTTAGGAGGCGGCTTAGGAGGAGGCTTCGTAGGAGGCTCTCATCTCGGTGGAGTTACCTCTGACTTTTCTTCACTAGGTGTTGGTGGGGGTTATCCTGGCGTGGGTGGCGCCTCAGTCACTACTAAAGGCATCGGTGGCCTCGTCAGATCTACAGTTACAAAGGGCATCGGTCACTCTGGTATTGGTGGTTCATTCGTAGGTCACGGTGGCTCCCTGGGAGCTATTGGCGGTTCGTTAGGTGGTGTAAAATCTTCCTTAGGTGGCATTG GTGGTCACGGTGGCTCGCTGGGAGGTATTGCTGGTTCATACGGTGTCAGAGGCTCCTTAAGTGGCATTGGTGGCTCCCTGGGAGGTACTGGAAGTTCCTTAGGTGGTGTAAAAACTTTCATAGGTGGCATTGGTGGTCACGGTGGATCCCTGGGGGGTATTGGTGGTTCATACGGTGTTAGAGGTTCCTTAGGTGCCATTGGTGGCTCCCTGGGAAGTATTGGAATTCCCTTCGGAGGTGTTAAAAGTTCCTTAGGTGGCATTGGTGGGTCTCTTGGTGGTCACGGTGGCTCCCTGGGAAGTGTTGGCACTAACTTTGTTGGTGTGAAGAGTTCATTAGGTGGTCATGGTGTCTCCCTGGGAGGTGTTGGTGGATCCTTCGGTGTCCGTGGTGGACGAGGTGGCGCATATGGAACATATGGAAAATAA
- the LOC128697614 gene encoding uncharacterized PE-PGRS family protein PE_PGRS46-like isoform X3: MKLLLISVSAALLLGSCRAGGLYNRGSSIGVISGGHGVGLGGGLGGGFVGGSHLGGVTSDFSSLGVGGGYPGVGGASVTTKGIGGLVRSTVTKGIGHSGIGGSFVGHGGSLGAIGGSLGGVKSSLGGIGIGGIGSSLGDIGIGGIGSSLGGIGGHGGSLGGIGGSYGVRGSLGAIGGSLGSIGIPFGGVKSSLGGIGGSLGGHGGSLGSVGTNFVGVKSSLGGHGVSLGGVGGSFGVRGGRGGAYGTYGK; encoded by the exons ATG AAACTGCTGTTGATCAGCGTGAGTGCTGCCCTCCTGCTGGGTTCCTGCAGAGCTGGTGGTCTCTACAACCGTGGCTCCTCCATCGGAGTCATCTCTGGTGGACATGGAGTTGGTTTAGGAGGCGGCTTAGGAGGAGGCTTCGTAGGAGGCTCTCATCTCGGTGGAGTTACCTCTGACTTTTCTTCACTAGGTGTTGGTGGGGGTTATCCTGGCGTGGGTGGCGCCTCAGTCACTACTAAAGGCATCGGTGGCCTCGTCAGATCTACAGTTACAAAGGGCATCGGTCACTCTGGTATTGGTGGTTCATTCGTAGGTCACGGTGGCTCCCTGGGAGCTATTGGCGGTTCGTTAGGTGGTGTAAAATCTTCCTTAGGTGGCATTGGTATTGGAGGTATTGGAAGTTCCTTAGGTGACATTGGTATTGGAGGTATTGGAAGTTCCTTAG GTGGCATTGGTGGTCACGGTGGATCCCTGGGGGGTATTGGTGGTTCATACGGTGTTAGAGGTTCCTTAGGTGCCATTGGTGGCTCCCTGGGAAGTATTGGAATTCCCTTCGGAGGTGTTAAAAGTTCCTTAGGTGGCATTGGTGGGTCTCTTGGTGGTCACGGTGGCTCCCTGGGAAGTGTTGGCACTAACTTTGTTGGTGTGAAGAGTTCATTAGGTGGTCATGGTGTCTCCCTGGGAGGTGTTGGTGGATCCTTCGGTGTCCGTGGTGGACGAGGTGGCGCATATGGAACATATGGAAAATAA
- the LOC128697614 gene encoding uncharacterized protein isoform X1, with amino-acid sequence MKLLLISVSAALLLGSCRAGGLYNRGSSIGVISGGHGVGLGGGLGGGFVGGSHLGGVTSDFSSLGVGGGYPGVGGASVTTKGIGGLVRSTVTKGIGHSGIGGSFVGHGGSLGAIGGSLGGVKSSLGGIGIGGIGSSLGDIGIGGIGSSLGGHGGSLGGIAGSYGVRGSLSGIGGSLGGTGSSLGGVKTFIGGIGGHGGSLGGIGGSYGVRGSLGAIGGSLGSIGIPFGGVKSSLGGIGGSLGGHGGSLGSVGTNFVGVKSSLGGHGVSLGGVGGSFGVRGGRGGAYGTYGK; translated from the exons ATG AAACTGCTGTTGATCAGCGTGAGTGCTGCCCTCCTGCTGGGTTCCTGCAGAGCTGGTGGTCTCTACAACCGTGGCTCCTCCATCGGAGTCATCTCTGGTGGACATGGAGTTGGTTTAGGAGGCGGCTTAGGAGGAGGCTTCGTAGGAGGCTCTCATCTCGGTGGAGTTACCTCTGACTTTTCTTCACTAGGTGTTGGTGGGGGTTATCCTGGCGTGGGTGGCGCCTCAGTCACTACTAAAGGCATCGGTGGCCTCGTCAGATCTACAGTTACAAAGGGCATCGGTCACTCTGGTATTGGTGGTTCATTCGTAGGTCACGGTGGCTCCCTGGGAGCTATTGGCGGTTCGTTAGGTGGTGTAAAATCTTCCTTAGGTGGCATTGGTATTGGAGGTATTGGAAGTTCCTTAGGTGACATTGGTATTGGAGGTATTGGAAGTTCCTTAGGTGGTCACGGTGGCTCGCTGGGAGGTATTGCTGGTTCATACGGTGTCAGAGGCTCCTTAAGTGGCATTGGTGGCTCCCTGGGAGGTACTGGAAGTTCCTTAGGTGGTGTAAAAACTTTCATAGGTGGCATTGGTGGTCACGGTGGATCCCTGGGGGGTATTGGTGGTTCATACGGTGTTAGAGGTTCCTTAGGTGCCATTGGTGGCTCCCTGGGAAGTATTGGAATTCCCTTCGGAGGTGTTAAAAGTTCCTTAGGTGGCATTGGTGGGTCTCTTGGTGGTCACGGTGGCTCCCTGGGAAGTGTTGGCACTAACTTTGTTGGTGTGAAGAGTTCATTAGGTGGTCATGGTGTCTCCCTGGGAGGTGTTGGTGGATCCTTCGGTGTCCGTGGTGGACGAGGTGGCGCATATGGAACATATGGAAAATAA